A single Capricornis sumatraensis isolate serow.1 chromosome 20, serow.2, whole genome shotgun sequence DNA region contains:
- the LOC138097102 gene encoding translation machinery-associated protein 7, with amino-acid sequence MLGREGGKKKPLKQPKKQAKEMDEEDKAFKQKQKEEQKKLEELKAKAAGKGPLATGGIKKSGKK; translated from the coding sequence ATGTTGGGCCGCGAAGGTGGCAAGAAGAAGCCCCTGAAGCAGCCAAAGAAGCAAGCCAAGGAGATGGACGAGGAAGATAAGGCattcaaacagaagcagaaggaggaGCAGAAGAAACTCGAGGAGCTAAAAGCAAAGGCCGCGGGGAAAGGCCCCCTGGCCACCGGTGGAATTAAGAAATCTGGCAAAAAGTAA